A single window of Rhipicephalus microplus isolate Deutch F79 chromosome 5, USDA_Rmic, whole genome shotgun sequence DNA harbors:
- the LOC119173872 gene encoding uncharacterized protein LOC119173872, translating into MYSCQPNCVMPLKVVLKNFLNHFETLEARKKLGDDLFEAEFQSLKELTERLKHDPEYACTEGQKEVNRKKNRYKDILPYDLSRVILSEYPGVPGSDYINANLIKGASGSRAYIASQGPLPTTVMDFWRMIWECEVQVIIMACNEKESGKYKCERYWPNEGEKKQYGNITVELVKWKQVCPDFLLRTLRARCGTEERTLCQFHYWSWPDHGVPTSVGPIVDLVRLVRDCQASEALPVLVHCSAGCGRTGTICAIDYVWGLMRVGKLSDSFSLYQIIREMRLQRIAMVQTKEQYVLVHRVVAALFEQQLRIIDSHTYENLDEDGEPLLGSGENIQSNEKIYENLDDLGLENRSREKENAENDEKCDKEKEVAVGSEESKAAPSQEPVPESTGADDASQRQARANRSMSWSPEPNSAATSSSALSSSDARGGSRSSVITDDEDSQSCKDDPVQVKKSLGKKKTNEEQSKAATLSRVRSLSATNICLEEPPGKPEAADSGGKIVGKATVIRRPSIARLKALFEKSDSDDVSGGEANRRRPVFRSYSQRVAPRRPSVAQVPDAVETPSVSKFKPLLLKRKSLGPSARKAKEFRDQEKSQKQVGASSGTASKKENQTSQVEQCVPETATTTKVTSTPMQMVSSSSEAAAKAQCLAASWYGDSGDIWEKNVLYKSLSSSNLAGLNSHGGNSAPGSKPLSETSRNSISSSVSSKLGQKCDPPPQLPTKKRTVQTLYAPIPFYTVDVSRKSHTLPALACGGDSAQPQKCEPRESSIYDFLPRKEDAPPRLPPKTKLTKPQSRVVPISALNNTYVNVSDMVLARNELMSRLSDGRYMNVNLEAKENMNRIENVIRQHPRGAIIDLTSRKSFNDRIASGSVSKYEQVWDGKTFVKKDVNSNEVKMGKSSIASRPLKIEGDSAAGTRRDGCESSTPADDATSANKEKSATLPFAFRTHANQKELPRQNVRQDPLAASSSEMDTSDIYTTHDERSGTEYDTLFAESSDATETDAPCEKDARWKGFLAVQPRQMQSGPAHVTKNKNVSGSHAEQHQHGRTDTDVKRPLPPYETIYPVQPGFISNSGRAHYLASNPPPKPPRTYGFGTKYESGRASNVTAGSPKKPFESIYQVPPQPRTTPHMISRPLHRLPSSCDPMAHLATSVPTFGTVPFAPVYHPRQGVSAIRSPDYENVYACPSAVADAQGATRQQGTRLVKHHSEYRAQIRVPQPEPVEVSKPASSMPVGKMPLQHSFSDASIYEALRGSLTNQQQEQQRLAEIQAQYAVVMKPKKSGLQKSKTVVSESALLGPLGPSAPPRCRRPPLPDSADSSDGVGSKLEKQGTPDDVAQVHVKPSKKGAASGSKSQSKEGSSSGSEGSSFISGTLSKAFGRLNPFYKGNSGTSEEAKKKTPPVQPTAGTGLKKPDIPKKPNNIAMLRMSKKRPAPQPKVSKAPDFSDRPLSQGPNDLSGSEHWTQV; encoded by the exons ATGTATTCGTGTCAGCCTAACTGCGTCATGCCTCTAAAAGTCGTGCTGAAGAACTTTCTGAACCACTTTGAAACTTTGGAGGCCCGCAAGAAACTTGGGGACGACCTCTTCGAAGCCGAGTTTCAG AGTTTGAAAGAACTTACAGAACGCCTCAAGCATGATCCAGAATATGCGTGTACCGAAGGTCAGAAGGAAGTCAACAGAAAGAAGAACAGATACAAAGACATTCTACCAT ATGATCTCTCAAGGGTTATTTTATCCGAGTATCCCGGAGTGCCTGGTTCGGACTACATTAATGCCAACTTAATCAAG GGCGCAAGTGGTTCCAGAGCCTACATAGCATCGCAGGGGCCTCTGCCAACGACAGTCATGGACTTTTGGAGGATGATATGGGAGTGTGAAGTGCAAGTAATTATCATGGCCTGCAATGAAAAGGAATCCGGAAAG TATAAATGTGAACGATACTGGCCTAACGAAGGAGAGAAGAAACAGTACGGCAATATCACAGTTGAACTC GTCAAATGGAAGCAGGTGTGCCCGGACTTTTTGCTCCGCACGCTGCGCGCCCGCTGCGGCACCGAGGAGCGCACGCTGTGCCAGTTCCACTACTGGTCGTGGCCAGACCACGGTGTGCCGACCTCTGTGGGCCCCATCGTGGACCTGGTGCGGCTGGTGCGAGACTGCCAGGCCTCGGAAGCCCTGCCTGTGCTAGTCCACTGCAG TGCTGGATGCGGAAGGACGGGAACGATTTGTGCCATTGACTACGTGTGGGGCCTAATGAGAGTTGGG AAGTTGAGCGATTCTTTCAGCTTGTACCAGATAATCCGGGAGATGAGATTGCAGAGGATTGCTATGGTACAGACAAAG GAGCAGTATGTGCTGGTTCATCGTGTAGTGGCTGCTCTCTTCGAGCAGCAGCTCAGGATAATAGACAGTCACACTTACGAAAACCTTGACGAGGACGGGGAACCACTTCTGGGGTCTGGCGAAAACATTCAGAGCAACGAAAAGATCTACGAAAACCTTGACGACCTCGGTCTGGAAAACAGGAGCAGGGAAAAGGAAAATGCGGAAAACG ATGAAAAGTGcgataaagaaaaagaagtggcTGTAGGCAGTGAAGAGTCGAAGGCAGCACCGTCGCAAGAACCTGTACCCGAGTCAACTGGTGCCGACGATGCTTCGCAGAGGCAGGCTCGGGCAAATCGCTCCATGTCGTGGAGTCCCGAGCCCAACTCTGCGGCGACATCGTCTTCCGCATTATCATCCTCTGACGCAAGGGGAGGTTCACGTAGTTCGGTTATTACAGACGACGAAGATAGCCAGTCCTGCAAAGACGACCCCGTGCAAGTAAAAAAGAGCCTcggtaaaaagaaaacaaacgaagAACAAAGCAAAGCTGCAACTCTTAGCCGGGTTCGAAGCCTCTCCGCAACGAACATCTGCCTGGAGGAGCCACCTGGCAAGCCAGAAGCAGCGGACAGCGGAGGAAAGATCGTTGGAAAGGCAACTGTTATCCGCCGTCCCAGCATAGCAAGGCTCAAAGCTCTCTTCGAAAAGTCCGACTCTGACGACGTCAGTGGTGGAGAGGCAAACAGAAGGCGGCCTGTGTTCAGGAGCTACAGCCAGAGAGTCGCGCCGCGAAGACCATCGGTGGCGCAAGTTCCTGACGCCGTCGAAACACCATCCGTGTCGAAGTTCAAGCCATTGTTGTTAAAGCGCAAGAGCCTTGGTCCATCTGCTCGAAAGGCGAAGGAGTTCCGAGACCAAGAGAAAAGCCAGAAGCAAGTGGGAGCGAGTTCGGGCACTGCTTCGAAGAAGGAGAACCAGACAAGCCAAGTTGAACAGTGTGTGCCTGAGACTGCTACAACAACGAAGGTCACGAGTACACCCATGCAGATGGTGAGCTCGTCGAGCGAAGCGGCCGCTAAAGCACAGTGCCTTGCAGCGAGTTGGTATGGTGACAGTGGTGACATATGGGAGAAGAACGTTCTCTACAAGTCTTTGAGCAGCTCCAACCTTGCAGGCCTCAATTCGCACGGTGGCAACAGCGCACCAGGCTCAAAGCCTCTCTCAGAAACATCAAGAAACTCGATCTCTAGTAGTGTTTCGTCCAAACTGGGTCAGAAGTGCGATCCTCCGCCGCAGCTACCTACAAAAAAACGAACGGTGCAGACCCTGTATGCCCCTATTCCTTTTTACACAGTCGATGTATCGAGAAAATCTCATACACTTCCTGCCTTGGCTTGCGGTGGTGACAGTGCGCAGCCCCAGAAGTGTGAACCCCGAGAAAGCAGCATTTACGATTTCCTGCCGCGGAAGGAAGATGCACCTCCCCGGCTTCCGCCAAAGACAAAACTGACGAAGCCACAATCTCGCGTCGTACCCATATCAGCTTTGAACAACACCTACGTGAATGTTTCAGACATGGTCTTGGCCAGGAATGAACTCATGTCTCGTTTGTCTGATGGCCGTTATATGAACGTAAACTTGGAAGCAAAAGAGAATATGAATCGGATCGAAAATGTGATCAGGCAACATCCTCGGGGAGCCATTATTGATCTCACTTCGAGGAAGTCATTCAATGACCGCATCGCTTCCGGCTCCGTGTCCAAGTACGAACAGGTATGGGATGGGAAGACATTTGTGAAGAAAGATGTGAACAGCAATGAGGTGAAGATGGGCAAGAGTTCAATCGCTAGTCGGCCTCTCAAGATTGAAGGGGACTCTGCGGCTGGCACACGAAGAGACGGCTGTGAGAGCAGCACCCCTGCAGACGATGCCACCTCTGCAAACAAGGAAAAGTCAGCAACCCTTCCATTTGCGTTTCGTACGCACGCAAACCAGAAGGAGTTGCCTCGCCAAAATGTGAGGCAAGATCCATTAGCCGCATCTTCGTCGGAGATGGACACCTCCGACATTTACACGACACATGACGAACGATCAGGCACAGAGTACGACACCCTGTTTGCAGAATCTAGTGATGCTACGGAGACCGACGCACCTTGTGAAAAGGATGCCAGATGGAAGGGCTTTCTAGCTGTCCAGCCCAGACAAATGCAATCAGGACCTGCACACGTGACGAAAAATAAAAATGTTTCAGGTTCCCATGCTGAGCAGCATCAGCACGGTAGAACAGACACCGACGTGAAGCGCCCTCTGCCACCGTACGAGACCATATATCCAGTGCAACCGGGCTTTATCAGCAATAGTGGCAGGGCCCATTATTTGGCCAGCAACCCACCTCCAAAGCCACCACGCACATACGGCTTTGGCACCAAGTATGAATCTGGGCGTGCTAGCAATGTGACCGCTGGATCCCCGAAAAAACCATTTGAGAGCATTTACCAAGTGCCACCACAGCCAAGGACAACACCGCATATGATATCTAGACCACTGCACCGACTGCCATCTTCCTGCGATCCGATGGCCCACTTGGCGACGTCCGTGCCAACTTTTGGCACAGTCCCCTTTGCTCCCGTGTACCACCCACGCCAAGGTGTGTCGGCCATCAGAAGTCCAGACTACGAAAACGTGTATGCCTGCCCCTCTGCCGTAGCAGACGCTCAGGGTGCAACGAGGCAGCAAGGGACGCGCCTCGTGAAGCATCACTCAGAGTACCGTGCACAGATCAGGGTTCCTCAGCCGGAGCCCGTTGAAGTCTCGAAACCGGCCAGCTCTATGCCTGTTGGCAAGATGCCGCTACAACACTCGTTCTCGGACGCCAGTATTTACGAAGCACTTCGTGGTTCGCTGACCAACCAGCAACAGGAGCAACAGAGGCTGGCGGAAATTCAAGCGCAGTACGCGGTTGTAATGAAACCGAAGAAGTCCGGACTTCAAAAGAGCAAAACTGTGGTCTCGGAAAGTGCGCTTCTCGGACCATTGGGACCGTCTGCCCCCCCGCGGTGTCGGCGTCCGCCGCTGCCGGATTCTGCTG ATTCATCAGATGGTGTTGGCAGCAAA CTGGAGAAACAAGGCACTCCTGATGATGTTGCACAAGTTCATGTGAAACCGAGCAAAAAAGGAGCAGCTTCCGGAAGCAAAA GCCAGTCCAAGGAAGGAAGCTCAAGCGGCAGTGAGGGCAGTAGTTTTATCTCGGGCACACTAAGCAAGGCCTTTGGAAGGCTGAATCCTTTCTACAAG GGGAACTCTGGAACATCGGAAGAAGCAAAGAAAAAGACGCCCCCCGTGCAGCCTACAG CTGGGACTGGCTTAAAGAAACCCGACATTCCTAAGAAACCAAACAACATCGCCATGCTGCGAATGTCCAAGAAACGGCCTGCACCGCAGCCAAAAGTATCCAAGGCTCCGGACTTTTCTGATCGCCCTCTTTCACAGGGCCCGAATGACTTATCAGGATCCGAACATTGGACTCAGGTCTGA